TCCTTTTAATCGTCGGGGCTTCCCACCCTGTAAAAGGGATAGCCTCTTCTAAAGGAGAAAGGGCGCTCATACCTATTGCGTTGGAAAAGCCGCATCCCAAGCTTACCTCCACCGTAGACTCCCTCATCAAGACCTATCAGAGGGAGGGGATCGCCCCTGCCCTCGCTTTGGCTGAGAAAAAGGGGTTGTCCACCAGCTACGATCTGGTGCAGGTAGTCATCGAAGGAAAGAGTGAGCTCGTCTCTACTACCATCAAAGGGAAGGTAGAGGATTTTGGAGGAAAGGTAGAGGTAAGGTGGAGAAATCTTGTCCAGGCAAGGGTCCCCATCTCCGAGCTGTTGCGGATAGCGGCACTTCCCGAGGTAAAGCTCGTCCGTGAGCCCTATCGACCTGTGCTTATGGATACGGTGGGAGAGGGGGTAAATGTGATCGGAGCGCCGGATTGGGCAAATGCCAGCTTCCATCCCCCTGCTCAACCGGTAAAAGTCGCCATCTTCGACCTCGGGTTCAAGGACTACCAGAACCTCTTAGGGACCGAACTGCCCAGCTCGGTGACGGTTAAATCGTTCCGCGCCGATTCCGATATCGAGGCAGGGGAGGTCCATGGAACCGCCTGCGCCGAAATAGTCTACGATATAGCACCAAACGCCGAGTTCTATTTAGTGAACTTTAACACCGATGTAGAGCACCATCAAGCCGTGGACTACTTCGTCCAACAGGGAATAAACATCGTATCTTACTCCATCGGCTGGTTCAATATAGGAGCTGGTGACGGTACAGGACCGATCTGCGAGGATGTCGACCAAGCTCACCAGAATGGGATCATCTGGGTATCGGCAGCGGGAAACGATGCGGAACACCACTGGGAGGGGACCTTCTCCGACCCTGACAGCGATGGTTGGAATAACTTCACCTCAGCCGATGAAACCCTCTCCATCTATGGAACTGCAGGATACCCCATCCGTGTCTACCTTAACTGGAACGACTGGTATCAATCGAATCAGGACTACGACCTCTATCTAACCGATAATGACGGCTTCGTCGTAGCCTACTCCGGGAACTGGCAGACGGGAACCCAGTGGCCCATAGAAGCCATCTACTATATCCCTTCGAGTTCCGGCTGGTATCACATTAAGATAAGGAAATACAACGCAACGAAGAATGTAAAGCTGGAGCTCTTCATCCTCGGAGCAAGCAGTATCCAATACATCGTTAGGGATGGCAGTTTAGTCATCCCCGCCGATTCTCCTAATGCGGTGGCAGTGGGAGCAACCTACTGGGGAGATGATTCCCTCGAGAGCTTTAGCTCCTGGGGACCAACTTCGGATGGCAGGGTGAAACCAGACCTCGCCGCTCCTGATGGTGTAACCTCGGTTGCTTATGGAGGATCGTTCTACGGCACCTCAGCAGCTACCCCTCATGTGGCGGGAGCGTTCGCCCTTATCAAGTCGAAGATCGGGCTTTTTAGCCTCAGTGATATATACACCTTATTAACAACAAGGGCGATAGATTACGGTCCCAGTGGGAAGGACAACAAGTACGGCTACGGCAGATTGAACCTGAAGAAGAAATAGAGATCAACCTTTAACTACTCCTAAGGGGCGGAGGCGAGCGACCATCAAACTGATGCCAGCTTTATGCATTACCTCAACCACATCCTCAACATTCTTGTAGGCTTCGGGCATCTCCTCAGCTAATGTCCCTCTCCCTTTTGCCATTACGACTATCCCTTTTTGAGCAAGTTCCCGGTCGATCGCCCTCCCCTTCCCCCTCTTTATCGCCTGAGAACGACTGAGCACCCTGCCGGCACCATGACAGGTGGAGCCAAAGGTCTTCTCCATCGCCCGCTTGGTGCCGACGAGGACGAAGGAATAACTTCCCATATCACCAGGGATAAGGACCGGCTGACCAACATCCCGGTACACCGCAGGGACCTCAGGATGATGTGGAGGGAAGGCGCGGGTCGCCCCTTTGCGATGGACGCATACCTTTATCTTCCTTCCGTTGAAGGTATGTTCCTCGATCTTG
This portion of the Acidobacteriota bacterium genome encodes:
- a CDS encoding S8 family serine peptidase, which gives rise to MRKFLLSFIVFASLLLIVGASHPVKGIASSKGERALIPIALEKPHPKLTSTVDSLIKTYQREGIAPALALAEKKGLSTSYDLVQVVIEGKSELVSTTIKGKVEDFGGKVEVRWRNLVQARVPISELLRIAALPEVKLVREPYRPVLMDTVGEGVNVIGAPDWANASFHPPAQPVKVAIFDLGFKDYQNLLGTELPSSVTVKSFRADSDIEAGEVHGTACAEIVYDIAPNAEFYLVNFNTDVEHHQAVDYFVQQGINIVSYSIGWFNIGAGDGTGPICEDVDQAHQNGIIWVSAAGNDAEHHWEGTFSDPDSDGWNNFTSADETLSIYGTAGYPIRVYLNWNDWYQSNQDYDLYLTDNDGFVVAYSGNWQTGTQWPIEAIYYIPSSSGWYHIKIRKYNATKNVKLELFILGASSIQYIVRDGSLVIPADSPNAVAVGATYWGDDSLESFSSWGPTSDGRVKPDLAAPDGVTSVAYGGSFYGTSAATPHVAGAFALIKSKIGLFSLSDIYTLLTTRAIDYGPSGKDNKYGYGRLNLKKK